The following proteins come from a genomic window of Maridesulfovibrio zosterae DSM 11974:
- a CDS encoding F0F1 ATP synthase subunit delta: MTGNIVSRRYAKALFSVGQKQGDKDLAAYGKALSELSQILKDSPEALRLFQNPVFSADEKKAVLGKLLEKTSAGPVVKNFCSLLADKGRLPVLPEIASDFSGMLDTVQGVVRGKLVTAIKLAGKRQDEIKKRLEDQLKCKLELEFAMDKDILGGVVLKVGDKVLDASIRAQLQMMKEQIKRGV, encoded by the coding sequence TTGACCGGGAACATAGTCTCACGCAGATACGCAAAGGCACTGTTCTCTGTTGGCCAGAAGCAGGGAGACAAAGATCTTGCGGCGTATGGTAAGGCACTGTCCGAGTTGTCCCAGATCCTGAAAGATTCCCCGGAGGCCCTGAGGCTCTTTCAGAATCCTGTTTTCAGTGCGGATGAAAAGAAAGCCGTGCTTGGGAAACTGCTTGAGAAGACCTCGGCAGGACCTGTGGTGAAGAACTTTTGCAGCCTTTTGGCCGACAAAGGACGTCTTCCTGTACTTCCAGAAATCGCAAGCGATTTCTCCGGAATGCTGGATACCGTTCAGGGTGTCGTCCGTGGCAAACTCGTGACTGCGATTAAACTGGCCGGAAAACGCCAGGATGAAATTAAGAAACGTCTTGAAGATCAGCTGAAGTGCAAACTCGAACTTGAGTTCGCAATGGACAAAGATATCCTCGGTGGTGTTGTCCTTAAGGTTGGAGACAAGGTTCTTGATGCAAGCATTCGCGCTCAGCTGCAAATGATGAAAGAACAGATTAAAAGGGGTGTGTAG
- a CDS encoding F0F1 ATP synthase subunit epsilon: MASKLLLEIVTPDRKVLSQEVDYVGAPGIEGEFGIMANHIPFLSALGVGNLYFKEGNRTHYIFVSGGFAEVGNNKVTILAEVAEKAVEIDIARAQKAQDKAKARLAKAQDRIESARAQAALQRALARLSCKDAAQKAGSTTH, translated from the coding sequence ATGGCTAGTAAGCTCCTTTTGGAAATCGTTACTCCTGATCGCAAGGTCCTTTCTCAGGAAGTCGACTATGTCGGCGCTCCCGGGATTGAGGGTGAGTTTGGTATTATGGCCAATCACATACCCTTTCTTTCGGCTCTCGGCGTTGGTAACCTTTATTTTAAAGAAGGTAACCGCACTCACTATATCTTTGTTTCCGGCGGCTTTGCTGAAGTTGGAAACAATAAAGTGACCATTCTTGCCGAAGTTGCTGAAAAGGCCGTTGAGATCGACATCGCTCGGGCTCAGAAAGCTCAGGATAAAGCGAAGGCTCGTTTGGCTAAAGCGCAGGATCGTATTGAATCAGCTCGCGCGCAGGCTGCTCTTCAGAGAGCACTGGCCCGCCTCAGCTGTAAAGATGCGGCACAAAAGGCTGGATCTACTACTCACTAG
- the atpD gene encoding F0F1 ATP synthase subunit beta translates to MSKVTGKIVQVIGAVVDVEFPEGQLPNILTAVEIDNPNNSDAPDLVCEVAQHLGDNVVRTIAMDATEGLVRGMDVVAKGKAISVPVGDGVLGRILNVVGRPVDELGPIDCDKDMPIHRAAPGFTEQSTKVELLETGIKVVDLLVPFPKGGKMGLFGGAGVGKTVILMEMINNIAKQHGGKSCFAGVGERTREGNDLYHEMKDAGVLEKSALVYGQMNEPPGARARVALTALTIAEYFRDVEGEDVLLFIDNIFRFTQAGSEVSALLGRMPSAVGYQPTLGTDLGGLQERITSTNKGSITSVQAVYVPADDLTDPAPATTFSHLDGTLVLSRQIAELGIYPAVDPLDSTSRILDPNILGAEHYATAREVQMVLQKYKDLQDIIAILGMDELSDEDKQTVARARRIQRFLSQPFHVAEVFTGTPGVYVKLEDTVKAFRGILDGKYDDMAENSFYMVGAMDEAIEKEKNK, encoded by the coding sequence ATGAGTAAAGTTACAGGTAAAATTGTTCAGGTTATCGGCGCGGTTGTTGACGTCGAATTTCCTGAAGGGCAATTGCCCAACATTCTGACTGCGGTCGAGATTGATAACCCGAACAACTCTGATGCTCCTGATCTCGTTTGTGAAGTTGCACAGCACCTAGGTGATAACGTTGTTCGTACCATCGCTATGGACGCAACCGAAGGTCTCGTTCGCGGCATGGACGTAGTTGCTAAGGGTAAGGCTATCTCCGTACCTGTTGGTGACGGAGTTCTCGGTCGTATTCTCAACGTTGTTGGTCGCCCAGTTGATGAATTGGGTCCGATTGACTGCGACAAAGATATGCCTATTCACCGTGCAGCACCTGGTTTTACCGAGCAGTCTACTAAAGTTGAACTGCTTGAAACCGGTATCAAAGTTGTTGACCTTCTTGTTCCCTTCCCCAAGGGTGGTAAGATGGGCCTCTTCGGCGGCGCAGGTGTTGGTAAAACCGTTATTCTTATGGAAATGATTAACAACATTGCGAAACAGCACGGTGGTAAATCATGCTTCGCAGGTGTTGGTGAGCGTACCCGTGAAGGTAACGACCTCTACCATGAAATGAAAGACGCTGGCGTTCTTGAGAAGTCGGCTCTAGTATACGGACAGATGAACGAACCTCCGGGGGCACGTGCTCGTGTTGCTCTGACAGCACTGACCATCGCAGAATACTTCCGTGATGTTGAAGGTGAAGACGTTCTTCTCTTTATTGATAATATCTTCCGCTTCACTCAGGCAGGTTCTGAGGTGTCCGCACTTCTTGGTCGTATGCCTTCTGCTGTTGGTTACCAGCCTACTCTTGGTACTGACCTTGGTGGACTTCAGGAACGTATTACTTCCACCAACAAAGGTTCCATTACCTCTGTTCAGGCTGTTTACGTACCTGCGGATGACCTTACTGACCCCGCACCGGCAACTACCTTCTCTCACCTTGACGGTACTCTTGTTCTTTCCCGTCAGATTGCTGAGCTTGGTATTTACCCAGCTGTTGACCCTCTTGACTCCACTTCACGTATTCTCGACCCCAATATTCTTGGTGCTGAACACTACGCTACTGCTCGTGAAGTCCAGATGGTTCTGCAGAAATATAAAGACCTTCAGGATATCATCGCCATTCTTGGTATGGATGAACTTTCTGATGAAGATAAACAGACTGTTGCTCGTGCTCGCCGCATCCAGCGTTTCCTTTCCCAGCCTTTCCACGTTGCTGAAGTTTTCACCGGTACCCCCGGCGTTTACGTAAAGCTCGAGGACACAGTTAAGGCTTTCAGAGGAATCCTTGACGGTAAATACGATGACATGGCTGAAAACTCTTTCTATATGGTTGGCGCAATGGACGAAGCCATTGAAAAAGAGAAAAACAAATAG
- a CDS encoding F0F1 ATP synthase subunit gamma, whose amino-acid sequence MASLKDVQNQIVSIKKTKQITKAMNMVASAKLRGAQDRIERFRPYADKFYEMLGDLAAGADSSVHPLLEVHEEIKTVGIVLVTSDRGLCGSFNTNMINSALKLAAEKKAEGKTVKFYCVGKKGRDAVKKSEFEIIEAYADEMSSFDFNLAVTVGNKVIDAYLTEELDEVFLVFGKFVSVASQPATRLQILPMSSEAAGEEVESGASSEYIYEPSVEGLLAELLPRFVKVQVYRGLLDSSCSEHAARMAAMDNASRACDDMTETLTLLYNKTRQAAITADLMDIVGGAEALKG is encoded by the coding sequence ATGGCTTCTCTTAAGGATGTCCAAAACCAAATAGTCAGTATTAAAAAGACTAAGCAGATTACCAAAGCTATGAACATGGTTGCGTCAGCTAAGCTGCGCGGAGCTCAAGATAGAATTGAGCGTTTCCGTCCATATGCTGATAAATTCTATGAAATGCTTGGAGATCTGGCAGCAGGTGCTGACTCTTCAGTTCACCCGCTGCTCGAAGTTCACGAAGAAATCAAGACTGTCGGCATTGTACTTGTCACGTCTGATCGCGGACTTTGCGGTAGTTTTAATACGAATATGATAAACTCGGCCCTTAAACTGGCCGCAGAGAAGAAGGCTGAAGGTAAAACTGTAAAGTTCTACTGTGTAGGTAAAAAAGGCCGTGATGCTGTTAAGAAAAGTGAGTTCGAAATCATCGAGGCTTATGCTGATGAAATGAGTTCATTTGACTTTAACCTGGCTGTCACAGTCGGTAATAAAGTTATCGATGCCTACCTTACCGAAGAGCTTGATGAAGTTTTCCTTGTTTTCGGAAAGTTTGTAAGTGTTGCCAGTCAGCCTGCGACCAGACTCCAGATCCTGCCTATGTCTTCCGAGGCAGCAGGTGAAGAGGTTGAATCCGGTGCATCTAGTGAGTACATTTATGAACCTTCTGTAGAAGGTCTTCTCGCGGAGCTTCTGCCCCGTTTTGTTAAAGTACAGGTTTATCGCGGTCTTCTCGATTCATCCTGCAGTGAACACGCTGCACGTATGGCTGCAATGGATAACGCTTCCAGAGCATGCGATGATATGACCGAAACTCTGACCTTGCTTTACAACAAAACCAGACAGGCAGCGATTACCGCGGATCTTATGGACATTGTCGGCGGCGCAGAAGCGCTGAAAGGATAA
- the atpF gene encoding F0F1 ATP synthase subunit B produces the protein MIMATATLSVLLAAGAAYASGGEGGAHEIPWANFGWRVLNLILVLGVLYKFAGEKIAGLFKGRQAGIKQELNDLQSRKEAAESKLRDVEQSIANLEQEKEAILSEARSQGEAMKAAIIQKAEQSAEQIKAQAKVSAEQEVIIALDEMRAEMADKVIEAAEKIVKSKLTKAQHENLVDEYLTKVVLN, from the coding sequence ATGATCATGGCAACAGCCACTCTTTCTGTACTGCTTGCAGCAGGCGCAGCCTACGCAAGTGGCGGAGAAGGGGGGGCACACGAGATTCCCTGGGCAAACTTCGGTTGGCGTGTATTAAACTTGATTCTCGTCCTTGGGGTCCTTTATAAGTTCGCAGGTGAAAAAATCGCCGGTCTTTTTAAAGGTCGTCAGGCAGGAATCAAGCAGGAGCTTAACGATTTGCAGTCCCGTAAGGAAGCTGCAGAAAGTAAACTCCGCGACGTCGAGCAGAGTATTGCTAATCTGGAACAGGAAAAGGAAGCAATCCTTTCCGAAGCCAGATCTCAGGGCGAGGCTATGAAGGCAGCAATTATCCAGAAGGCAGAGCAGAGCGCTGAGCAGATCAAGGCTCAGGCAAAAGTCTCCGCTGAACAGGAAGTCATCATTGCTCTCGACGAAATGCGTGCAGAAATGGCTGATAAAGTCATTGAAGCTGCAGAGAAAATCGTTAAGAGCAAACTGACCAAAGCTCAGCATGAGAATCTTGTGGATGAATACTTAACAAAGGTGGTGCTCAATTGA
- the rodA gene encoding rod shape-determining protein RodA, translated as MSPIDRRLLIHMNWLLLGLAGLLFLLGVMNLYSASGFRLEEGISVSSFYQKQLIWGLLGFVGMITFMLFDYRHLKTIAWPLFWVTVLLLLAVPFVGKTIYGARRWLDLGFFNFQPSEMAKITILIIGARILSRDSEPLGLTKLAYTVGVGLVPAGLVIIQPDLGSGLNILLILGGMILYRGLTPKLFKTLAILGPCLIPVGWLFLHDYQKRRIVSFMNPASDPLGAGYHIIQSEIAIGSGRLWGKGFLGGTQSQLRFLPEKHTDFAIAVFGEEWGFVGAMTLLSLFCVFLYQMVVTAREAKDLFGSYLAAGVFFYFFWQILINMGMVLGLMPVVGIPLPFISYGGSGTVVNLCLVGLVLNVSMRRYVFKQG; from the coding sequence ATGTCACCCATTGATAGACGGCTGCTTATCCATATGAACTGGCTGCTGCTGGGGCTTGCAGGTTTACTCTTTTTGTTAGGAGTTATGAACCTCTATTCTGCAAGCGGGTTCAGGCTTGAAGAGGGAATAAGTGTAAGTTCATTTTATCAGAAACAGCTTATTTGGGGATTACTTGGTTTTGTGGGCATGATTACTTTCATGCTCTTTGATTATAGGCATTTGAAGACTATCGCATGGCCTTTGTTTTGGGTGACAGTTCTTTTGCTGTTGGCAGTCCCCTTTGTTGGTAAAACTATCTATGGTGCCCGCCGCTGGTTGGATCTTGGTTTTTTTAATTTCCAGCCAAGTGAAATGGCTAAAATCACAATTCTTATTATCGGGGCCAGAATTTTATCACGTGATAGTGAGCCTCTCGGGCTGACTAAACTTGCCTACACAGTGGGGGTGGGACTGGTTCCCGCCGGTCTGGTTATTATCCAGCCGGACCTTGGATCAGGGTTGAATATTCTTCTTATTCTTGGCGGAATGATTCTTTATCGCGGATTAACTCCTAAGTTATTTAAGACATTAGCTATTCTAGGTCCATGTTTAATCCCGGTCGGGTGGTTGTTTCTTCATGATTATCAGAAACGCAGAATTGTTTCGTTCATGAACCCTGCCAGCGATCCTCTTGGTGCTGGATATCATATCATTCAGTCTGAGATTGCAATCGGTTCCGGTCGGTTGTGGGGGAAAGGTTTTTTAGGTGGAACTCAATCTCAACTGCGCTTTTTACCGGAAAAGCACACCGACTTTGCTATTGCAGTGTTTGGTGAAGAGTGGGGCTTTGTCGGAGCGATGACTCTGCTTAGTCTTTTTTGCGTATTTTTGTATCAGATGGTGGTTACCGCCAGAGAGGCAAAAGACCTTTTCGGAAGCTATCTTGCGGCAGGTGTATTCTTTTATTTCTTCTGGCAAATCCTAATCAATATGGGTATGGTCCTCGGGCTAATGCCTGTAGTTGGCATCCCTTTACCATTCATCAGTTACGGCGGCAGCGGCACCGTGGTTAATCTTTGTCTTGTGGGACTCGTTTTAAACGTATCCATGAGGCGTTATGTATTTAAACAGGGGTAA
- a CDS encoding cell division protein ZapA, which yields MPRYTIPVLGLEISFKTDADKERIEAAKDVLEDRFEELVRGGKNVSREKLLTCLALSLADDYLEHSRKLETMENKINALLEK from the coding sequence ATGCCCCGCTATACAATACCCGTACTAGGTCTTGAAATATCATTTAAGACTGATGCGGATAAAGAAAGAATTGAAGCCGCAAAAGATGTTCTCGAAGATAGATTCGAAGAACTGGTGAGGGGCGGTAAAAATGTGAGTAGAGAAAAGCTGCTGACATGTCTGGCTCTTAGTCTTGCCGATGACTACCTTGAGCACAGCCGCAAGCTTGAAACGATGGAAAATAAGATTAACGCGCTGTTAGAGAAATGA
- the atpA gene encoding F0F1 ATP synthase subunit alpha, whose product MQIKAEEISKIIEDQIQNYESKVEMSETGTVLYVGDGIARVHGVENAMAMELLEFPGGLMGMVLNLEADNVGVALLGDDTGIKEGDPVKRTGKLFSVPVGPAVMGRVVNPLGQPIDGLGPIEATETRPVELKAPGIIARKSVHEPMYTGLKAIDAMTPIGRGQRELVIGDRQVGKTAICIDAILAQKDSGIHCFYVAIGQKKASVALVADILRKHGAMEYTTIISATASEPAPLQFISAYTGATMAEYYRDGGKHALIAYDDLSKQAVAYRQMSLLLRRPPGREAYPGDVFYLHSRLLERSCKVNDSLGAGSLTALPIIETQAGDVSAYIPTNVISITDGQVYLEPNLFNSGIRPAINVGLSVSRVGGAAQIKAMKQVAGTLRLDLAQYRELAAFAAFGSDLDKATQQKLNRGARMVELLKQPQYKPMNVMQQVISLYAGTRGYMDEVPVLSVRKFEDDLQEFIANAKPEILEEIKTKQALDADLEGKLKAALEEFKKGFTA is encoded by the coding sequence ATGCAGATTAAAGCGGAAGAAATCAGCAAAATCATTGAAGATCAGATTCAAAATTATGAATCCAAGGTCGAGATGAGCGAAACAGGTACCGTACTGTACGTTGGTGACGGTATCGCTCGTGTACATGGTGTTGAGAACGCAATGGCGATGGAACTCCTTGAGTTTCCAGGCGGCCTTATGGGCATGGTTCTCAACCTTGAAGCAGATAACGTCGGTGTCGCTCTCCTCGGAGATGACACAGGCATTAAAGAAGGTGACCCGGTAAAACGTACTGGCAAACTCTTCTCCGTTCCCGTTGGACCAGCTGTTATGGGGCGCGTTGTAAACCCTCTCGGACAGCCTATTGACGGACTCGGACCTATTGAAGCTACAGAAACCCGTCCTGTTGAGCTTAAAGCTCCAGGTATCATTGCTCGTAAGTCCGTACATGAACCCATGTACACCGGTCTTAAGGCTATCGATGCTATGACACCTATCGGACGTGGTCAGCGCGAACTCGTTATTGGTGACCGTCAGGTTGGTAAGACTGCGATTTGTATTGACGCAATTCTTGCTCAGAAAGATTCCGGTATTCACTGCTTCTACGTAGCTATCGGTCAGAAGAAAGCATCTGTTGCTCTTGTTGCTGACATTCTGCGTAAGCACGGTGCTATGGAATACACCACAATCATTTCTGCAACAGCTTCTGAGCCAGCACCTCTGCAGTTTATTTCTGCATATACCGGTGCAACAATGGCTGAATATTATCGTGACGGCGGCAAGCACGCTCTTATCGCTTACGATGACCTTTCCAAACAGGCTGTTGCTTACAGACAGATGTCTCTGCTTCTTCGTCGCCCTCCGGGACGTGAAGCTTATCCCGGTGACGTTTTCTACTTGCACTCACGTCTCCTTGAGCGTTCCTGCAAAGTTAACGATAGTCTCGGTGCTGGTTCATTGACCGCTTTGCCGATCATTGAAACTCAGGCCGGTGACGTATCCGCATACATTCCGACCAACGTTATTTCCATTACCGATGGTCAGGTATACCTTGAGCCTAACCTTTTCAACTCCGGTATCCGTCCTGCGATTAACGTAGGTCTGTCCGTTTCCCGAGTTGGTGGTGCTGCTCAGATTAAAGCTATGAAACAGGTTGCCGGTACTCTGCGTCTTGACCTTGCACAGTATCGTGAACTTGCAGCATTTGCGGCTTTCGGTTCCGACCTGGATAAAGCCACTCAGCAGAAGCTGAACCGTGGTGCTCGTATGGTTGAGCTCCTCAAGCAGCCTCAGTACAAACCTATGAACGTTATGCAGCAGGTTATCTCTTTGTATGCCGGTACTCGCGGTTACATGGATGAAGTTCCTGTTCTTTCCGTTCGTAAGTTTGAAGATGATCTTCAGGAATTCATTGCTAATGCAAAGCCTGAAATTCTGGAAGAAATCAAGACCAAACAGGCTCTTGATGCTGATCTCGAAGGCAAGCTGAAGGCCGCTCTGGAAGAGTTTAAAAAAGGTTTCACAGCTTAA
- the glmU gene encoding bifunctional UDP-N-acetylglucosamine diphosphorylase/glucosamine-1-phosphate N-acetyltransferase GlmU has protein sequence MTNSFACALVLAGGKGTRMHSDKPKVLKTLLGESMLYYVYNALRPSLGDDIFTIVGYGSSYVEESFSDMKGRFVLQAEQLGTGHALQQGWERIKATGSKYCLVINGDTPLISEAAVKDFLEAVKEDQADLSFVTITPDDPCQFGRVTRNKAGQVTAIVEAKDFDEAVHGPVSGEVNAGIYCLKISAVDGLLSKLTNENKSGEYYITDLVDLAVECGMHVTAVNCGNSIDLMGINNPFELAHAESELRERAAVKLLKSGVTLHNWESVVVGPGVVIEPGVEITGPCEIYGNSVIRRGAVLQSHVRIKDSNIAENALIKAYSHLEDAEVGVNCMVGPYGRLRPGAVLMEDSKVGNFVEMKKAVLGKGAKASHLTYLGDSEIGAGANIGAGTITCNYDGKNKHKTVIGEGAFIGSNSALVAPVIIGKGALIGAGSTITKNVKDGDLGVARGRQVNIPRTSKKS, from the coding sequence ATGACGAATTCGTTTGCCTGCGCCCTTGTTCTCGCTGGTGGGAAAGGGACACGTATGCATTCAGATAAGCCTAAAGTTCTTAAAACTTTGCTTGGCGAGTCTATGCTTTACTATGTATATAATGCCTTGCGCCCATCGCTAGGCGACGATATTTTTACTATAGTCGGCTACGGTTCTTCATATGTTGAAGAGTCTTTTTCTGATATGAAGGGCAGGTTTGTTCTTCAGGCAGAGCAGCTTGGAACTGGTCATGCTTTGCAGCAGGGGTGGGAGCGTATTAAGGCTACGGGCAGTAAATACTGTCTTGTCATTAACGGTGATACTCCTCTTATCAGTGAAGCTGCCGTTAAGGATTTTCTTGAGGCGGTTAAAGAAGATCAAGCTGATCTTTCTTTTGTGACAATTACTCCTGATGATCCCTGCCAGTTCGGCCGCGTGACTAGAAATAAAGCCGGGCAGGTTACTGCAATAGTTGAAGCCAAAGATTTTGATGAGGCGGTTCACGGTCCTGTTAGCGGTGAAGTTAATGCAGGAATTTATTGTCTCAAAATTTCGGCAGTTGATGGACTTCTCAGTAAGCTTACCAATGAAAATAAAAGCGGCGAGTATTATATTACAGATTTAGTTGATCTTGCTGTTGAATGTGGCATGCATGTAACTGCGGTCAATTGTGGAAACTCTATTGATCTTATGGGGATTAACAATCCCTTTGAGCTTGCACATGCTGAGTCTGAATTACGTGAGCGTGCTGCTGTAAAACTGCTTAAGTCCGGGGTTACTCTGCACAATTGGGAATCTGTTGTTGTTGGGCCCGGAGTTGTGATTGAGCCCGGAGTTGAAATAACAGGCCCTTGCGAAATTTACGGAAATTCTGTAATTCGCCGCGGTGCTGTTCTTCAATCTCATGTTAGAATTAAGGATAGTAATATAGCAGAAAATGCATTGATCAAAGCGTACAGTCATCTTGAAGACGCTGAAGTTGGTGTTAACTGCATGGTTGGTCCTTATGGGCGGTTACGCCCAGGTGCTGTTCTTATGGAAGATTCTAAAGTCGGCAATTTTGTTGAAATGAAAAAGGCTGTTCTTGGCAAAGGTGCCAAAGCCAGCCATCTGACCTATCTCGGTGACAGTGAAATCGGGGCAGGTGCAAATATTGGAGCAGGTACTATTACCTGCAATTATGATGGAAAGAACAAACATAAGACAGTGATAGGTGAAGGGGCTTTCATTGGAAGCAACTCAGCTTTGGTCGCTCCGGTCATAATTGGCAAAGGAGCGCTTATCGGAGCCGGTTCCACCATTACGAAAAATGTTAAAGATGGAGACCTCGGTGTTGCTAGAGGCAGACAGGTCAACATTCCCCGGACTTCTAAGAAGTCTTGA
- the rny gene encoding ribonuclease Y, which yields MFGDFFLILFGMALGAAGGYALHRYVNSKRLADSQGLADRIVQEARKEAEAMKIEIKLQAKDEVYALKKEQENEYKEMERGLKKQEERLQEKEERLEQKLEKVANKESEVLSLEKRMIKQEKKLEELREDLERRKDDHERKLQEVSGLTVEEAREKLMTEIESRTRHEAAKMVRAIEMEAKEEGTRKARKILALAIQRYSGDYVNEQTVTAVTLPSEDMKGRIIGREGRNIRALEAATGVDLIIDDTPETVVLSAYSPLRREVAKQALERLIHDGRIHPARIEDIVNKVEQEMDVKLREIGEQATFDVGVHGIHPEIVKLIGQLQYRTSFSQNVLQHSLEVAFLCGIMAAELGIDEKMAKRAGLLHDIGKAVDHEIEGPHAVIGADLAKKHGESKEIIHAIQAHHEDVPPKSILATLVQAADSLSGARPGARKELLENYVKRLEELENVATSFDGVSKAYAIQAGREIRVMVDSERVTDDNTHMLCKDIATKIENNMTYPGQIRVTVIRERRSVGYAK from the coding sequence ATGTTCGGGGATTTTTTTCTGATTCTATTTGGAATGGCCCTAGGTGCCGCAGGCGGTTATGCCCTGCACCGATATGTGAATTCCAAGCGATTGGCCGATTCACAGGGGCTGGCTGACAGGATTGTCCAGGAAGCCCGCAAAGAAGCTGAAGCTATGAAAATAGAGATTAAGCTTCAGGCTAAAGACGAAGTTTATGCGCTCAAAAAAGAGCAGGAAAACGAGTACAAGGAAATGGAACGCGGCCTGAAAAAACAGGAAGAGCGTCTCCAGGAAAAAGAAGAACGTTTAGAGCAGAAGCTTGAAAAAGTTGCGAATAAAGAGTCAGAAGTTTTGTCTCTTGAAAAACGCATGATTAAGCAGGAAAAGAAGCTCGAAGAGCTCCGCGAGGATCTTGAAAGACGTAAAGATGATCACGAGCGTAAGCTGCAGGAAGTTTCCGGACTGACCGTGGAAGAAGCCCGTGAAAAGCTTATGACAGAAATAGAAAGCCGGACCCGTCACGAGGCTGCCAAAATGGTGCGTGCAATCGAGATGGAGGCAAAAGAGGAAGGTACTCGCAAGGCTCGTAAGATTCTTGCTCTCGCCATCCAGCGTTACTCCGGGGATTATGTGAACGAGCAGACTGTTACCGCTGTAACTCTTCCATCTGAAGATATGAAAGGGCGGATCATTGGTCGTGAAGGTCGTAACATCCGGGCGCTGGAGGCTGCAACCGGTGTTGATCTGATCATTGATGATACACCTGAAACAGTAGTTCTATCTGCATACAGCCCTCTGCGCCGTGAAGTAGCTAAGCAGGCTCTTGAAAGACTTATTCATGATGGCCGTATTCATCCTGCAAGGATTGAGGACATCGTGAACAAGGTAGAGCAGGAAATGGACGTTAAGCTGCGTGAAATAGGTGAGCAGGCTACCTTTGATGTAGGCGTTCATGGAATTCATCCTGAGATTGTAAAACTTATCGGTCAGCTGCAGTATCGCACCAGTTTCTCTCAGAATGTGCTTCAGCACTCTCTGGAAGTGGCTTTCTTGTGTGGGATAATGGCTGCTGAACTTGGTATCGACGAAAAAATGGCAAAACGTGCCGGACTTCTTCACGATATCGGTAAGGCTGTTGACCATGAAATCGAAGGCCCTCACGCAGTAATTGGTGCTGATCTTGCCAAAAAGCATGGTGAATCTAAAGAGATTATCCACGCAATTCAGGCTCACCATGAAGATGTTCCGCCTAAGTCTATTCTGGCCACACTTGTTCAGGCTGCTGACTCATTGTCAGGCGCTCGTCCAGGTGCAAGAAAAGAACTTCTTGAAAACTACGTGAAGCGTCTTGAAGAGCTGGAGAATGTTGCTACAAGTTTTGATGGAGTATCCAAAGCATACGCTATTCAGGCTGGTCGCGAGATTCGAGTTATGGTTGATTCTGAAAGAGTTACTGATGATAATACTCATATGCTCTGTAAAGATATTGCTACCAAGATTGAAAACAATATGACTTATCCAGGTCAGATTCGTGTAACCGTTATCCGTGAACGTCGTTCCGTTGGTTATGCTAAATAG
- a CDS encoding ATP synthase F0 subunit B produces the protein MIDLDISFFIQLANFIITLLVLNLLMFRPIREIIRRRAELMSDQLSKVENFTQQADIKVKDYEAALDGARKQGMDIRNDFKEQGASHEHTLLSEAGKVAAATMKAARVEVASDKGAAMKVLGSEVEAFAQKVTAKVLG, from the coding sequence ATGATTGATTTAGATATTAGCTTTTTTATCCAGTTAGCGAACTTCATCATCACCCTTCTTGTTCTCAACCTTCTCATGTTTCGTCCTATCCGTGAAATTATCCGGAGACGTGCGGAGCTTATGAGTGACCAGCTTTCTAAAGTGGAGAACTTCACGCAGCAGGCTGATATTAAGGTTAAGGATTACGAAGCTGCTTTGGACGGTGCCCGTAAGCAGGGTATGGACATCCGGAACGACTTCAAAGAACAGGGCGCTTCCCATGAACACACATTACTCTCCGAAGCCGGAAAAGTTGCAGCAGCAACTATGAAAGCAGCTCGTGTAGAGGTTGCATCTGACAAGGGTGCAGCAATGAAGGTTCTTGGTAGCGAAGTTGAAGCTTTTGCTCAGAAGGTTACAGCCAAGGTTCTTGGCTAG
- a CDS encoding bactofilin family protein: MARDEINAFLGSGTDYQGKLNFQGAVRIDGNFNGEVESEGTLVVGKEARVQGVLRVGQLVLSGRVNGEVYASEKAVLHKTANLQGDLVTPVLVVEEGAVLEGRVTMSSRAPETVESKNEEIS; this comes from the coding sequence ATGGCTAGAGATGAAATAAATGCTTTTTTAGGTAGTGGAACTGATTATCAGGGAAAATTAAATTTTCAGGGTGCAGTCCGCATTGACGGCAACTTCAATGGTGAAGTTGAGTCTGAAGGAACCCTTGTTGTGGGCAAAGAGGCCCGTGTCCAAGGGGTCTTGAGAGTCGGTCAGTTAGTCCTTAGTGGCAGGGTTAATGGTGAAGTATATGCAAGTGAGAAGGCTGTTCTTCACAAGACCGCAAACCTTCAGGGTGATCTGGTAACCCCTGTACTGGTTGTTGAGGAAGGAGCTGTTCTGGAGGGGCGTGTAACTATGAGTTCAAGAGCTCCTGAAACAGTTGAATCCAAAAACGAAGAAATTAGTTAA